A window of Luoshenia tenuis contains these coding sequences:
- a CDS encoding GTP-binding protein, translated as MAKAKFERNKPHVNIGTIGHVDHGKTTLTAAIT; from the coding sequence ATGGCTAAGGCTAAATTTGAGCGGAACAAACCGCACGTAAACATTGGCACGATCGGCCACGTAGACCACGGCAAGACCACGCTGACGGCGGCGATCACA
- the fusA gene encoding elongation factor G yields the protein MPREFPLEKVRNIGIMAHIDAGKTTTTERILYYTGRVHKIGETHEGSATMDWMEQEQERGITITSAATTAQWKGIQINIIDTPGHVDFTVEVERSLRVLDGAVAVFCAKGGVEPQSETVWRQASTYGVPRIAFVNKMDIMGADFYRVVDMMKDRLQANAVPIQLPIGYEDSFVGLIDLMENQAIIYHNDDGKVSDTVEIPDDMKEKAEEYRQAMIEAIAETDEELMMKYLEGEEITVPELKKALRAATIANEIVPVCCGTAYRNKGVQPLLDAVVDFMPSPVDVPDVQGTEPGDESVELTRPSSDDAPFAALAFKIMADPFVGRLAFFRVYSGTLTSGSYVYNPVKGKRERVGRILRMHANHREEIQEVRAGDIAAMVGLKDTSTGDTLCDENHPIVLESMVFPEPVISVAIEPKTKAGQDKMTMALIRLAEEDPTFRTHTDEETGQTIIEGMGELHLEVIVDRMMREYKVECTVGAPQVAYRETIRKAVRAEGRYVRQSGGRGQYGHCVIEMEPAEPGEGYSFENKIIGGVIPKEYIAPVDEGIQEASKSGTLAGYEVVDFKVRLVDGSYHEVDSSEMAFKIAGSMAFKEAMAKANPVLLEPMMSVEVVVPEDYMGDVIGNLNSRRGMIEGMEARAGSQVIRAFVPLSEMFGYATDLRSRTQGRGTHTMQFDHYAEVPKSIAEKVMKK from the coding sequence GTGCCTAGAGAATTTCCTTTAGAGAAGGTGCGTAATATCGGCATCATGGCTCATATCGACGCCGGTAAGACCACCACCACCGAGCGCATTTTGTACTACACCGGCCGGGTGCATAAGATCGGCGAGACCCATGAGGGCTCTGCCACTATGGACTGGATGGAGCAGGAGCAAGAGCGCGGTATCACCATTACGTCGGCCGCGACGACCGCTCAGTGGAAAGGGATCCAGATCAACATTATCGACACTCCGGGTCACGTAGACTTCACCGTAGAGGTGGAGCGCTCTCTCCGTGTCCTGGACGGCGCCGTGGCGGTTTTCTGCGCCAAGGGCGGCGTCGAGCCGCAGAGCGAGACCGTGTGGCGCCAGGCGTCCACCTACGGCGTGCCCCGCATCGCCTTCGTCAACAAGATGGACATCATGGGTGCGGATTTCTACCGCGTGGTGGACATGATGAAGGACCGCTTGCAGGCCAACGCGGTGCCCATCCAGCTGCCCATCGGCTATGAGGATTCCTTCGTGGGCCTGATCGACCTGATGGAGAACCAGGCCATCATCTATCATAATGACGACGGTAAGGTCTCCGATACCGTGGAGATCCCCGACGATATGAAGGAGAAGGCCGAGGAATACCGCCAGGCTATGATCGAGGCCATCGCCGAGACCGACGAAGAGCTGATGATGAAGTACTTGGAGGGCGAGGAGATCACCGTGCCGGAGCTGAAAAAAGCCCTGCGCGCGGCCACCATCGCCAACGAGATCGTGCCGGTATGCTGCGGTACCGCTTACCGTAACAAGGGCGTACAGCCCCTGCTGGACGCTGTAGTGGATTTCATGCCCTCTCCGGTGGACGTGCCCGATGTACAGGGTACCGAGCCGGGCGACGAGAGCGTGGAGCTCACCCGTCCTTCCAGCGACGATGCTCCCTTTGCCGCCCTGGCCTTTAAGATCATGGCGGACCCCTTCGTAGGGCGGCTGGCCTTCTTCCGGGTCTATTCCGGTACGCTGACCAGCGGCAGTTACGTTTATAACCCCGTCAAGGGCAAGCGCGAGCGCGTAGGCCGCATCCTGCGGATGCACGCCAATCACCGCGAGGAGATCCAGGAGGTGCGCGCCGGCGACATCGCCGCCATGGTGGGCCTGAAGGATACCTCCACGGGCGATACGCTGTGCGACGAGAACCATCCCATCGTTCTGGAGTCCATGGTCTTCCCGGAGCCGGTTATCTCGGTAGCCATCGAGCCCAAGACCAAGGCCGGCCAGGATAAAATGACCATGGCGCTGATCCGCCTGGCTGAAGAGGATCCCACCTTCCGTACCCATACGGATGAGGAGACCGGCCAGACCATCATCGAGGGCATGGGCGAGCTGCATCTGGAGGTTATCGTTGACCGGATGATGCGCGAGTATAAGGTAGAGTGCACCGTGGGCGCGCCCCAGGTTGCCTACCGTGAGACCATCCGCAAGGCCGTGCGCGCCGAGGGGCGCTACGTCCGCCAGTCCGGTGGCCGCGGCCAGTACGGCCACTGCGTCATCGAGATGGAGCCGGCCGAGCCGGGCGAAGGGTACAGCTTCGAGAACAAGATCATCGGCGGCGTCATTCCCAAGGAGTACATCGCCCCTGTGGACGAGGGCATCCAGGAAGCCTCCAAGTCCGGCACGCTGGCCGGCTACGAGGTGGTGGACTTCAAGGTCCGTCTGGTGGATGGTTCCTACCACGAGGTCGACTCTTCCGAAATGGCGTTTAAGATCGCCGGTTCCATGGCCTTTAAAGAGGCGATGGCCAAGGCGAACCCGGTGCTGCTCGAGCCTATGATGTCCGTAGAGGTCGTCGTGCCCGAGGATTACATGGGCGATGTTATCGGCAACTTGAACTCCCGCCGCGGTATGATCGAGGGTATGGAAGCCCGTGCGGGCTCCCAGGTGATCCGCGCCTTCGTGCCGCTGAGCGAGATGTTCGGTTACGCGACAGACCTGCGCAGCCGCACCCAGGGCCGCGGCACGCACACCATGCAGTTTGACCATTATGCGGAAGTGCCCAAGTCCATCGCGGAAAAAGTGATGAAGAAATAA
- the rpsG gene encoding 30S ribosomal protein S7: MPRRGFIPKREVLPDPIYGNAVITKLINNVMLDGKRGVAQRICYDAFELIRERTGQDPNEVFEQAMNNIMPMLEVKARRVGGSNYQVPIEVRPERRQTLGLRWLVEFSRKRGEKTMHERLAAEIMDAANGTGAAVKRREDTHRMAEANKAFAHYRW, from the coding sequence ATGCCTCGACGTGGTTTTATACCCAAACGTGAAGTGCTGCCCGATCCCATTTACGGGAACGCGGTCATCACCAAACTGATCAATAACGTCATGCTCGACGGCAAGCGCGGGGTTGCCCAGCGTATTTGCTACGATGCATTTGAGCTCATCCGTGAGCGCACCGGCCAGGACCCCAATGAGGTATTCGAGCAGGCCATGAATAACATTATGCCCATGCTGGAGGTCAAAGCCCGGCGCGTGGGCGGTTCCAACTATCAGGTGCCTATCGAGGTGCGCCCGGAGCGCCGCCAGACCTTGGGTCTTCGGTGGCTGGTGGAGTTTTCCCGCAAGCGCGGTGAAAAGACCATGCATGAGCGCCTGGCCGCCGAGATCATGGATGCGGCTAACGGCACCGGCGCGGCCGTGAAGCGCCGCGAGGATACGCACCGTATGGCGGAGGCCAACAAGGCGTTTGCCCATTACCGGTGGTAA
- the rpsL gene encoding 30S ribosomal protein S12, whose product MPTINQLIRKGRQKMEYKTTAPILKGCPQKRGVCLSVRTMTPKKPNSALRKIARVRLTNMEEGTVYIPGIGHNLQEHSVVLIRGGRVRDLPGVRYHIIRGALDTAGVAGRMQARSLYGAKRPKK is encoded by the coding sequence ATGCCTACCATTAATCAGTTGATCCGCAAAGGCCGTCAAAAGATGGAATACAAGACCACGGCTCCGATCCTCAAGGGTTGCCCGCAAAAGCGCGGCGTGTGCCTGAGCGTGCGTACGATGACGCCCAAAAAGCCGAACTCTGCGCTGCGTAAGATTGCCCGTGTACGCCTGACCAACATGGAAGAAGGTACGGTCTACATTCCGGGTATTGGCCACAATCTGCAGGAGCATAGCGTAGTGCTGATCCGCGGCGGCCGCGTACGCGACCTGCCTGGTGTGCGTTACCACATCATCCGTGGGGCTCTTGATACCGCTGGCGTAGCCGGCCGTATGCAGGCCCGCAGCTTGTACGGCGCCAAGCGTCCGAAGAAGTAA
- a CDS encoding ribosomal L7Ae/L30e/S12e/Gadd45 family protein: MLEDVTSAPGRSVGRKQALRAIEAGQAAKVYLAPDADEHFRRGLLQVCAENGLTVDESATMAQLGRACGIDVGAAVVVIHKN, translated from the coding sequence ATGTTGGAAGATGTTACATCGGCTCCCGGGCGATCAGTCGGCCGCAAACAGGCCCTGCGCGCCATCGAGGCCGGGCAGGCCGCCAAGGTCTACCTTGCCCCGGATGCGGACGAGCATTTCCGGCGCGGCTTATTGCAGGTGTGCGCGGAAAACGGCTTGACGGTGGATGAGAGCGCGACCATGGCCCAGCTGGGCCGTGCCTGCGGCATCGACGTGGGCGCTGCGGTGGTGGTCATCCACAAAAATTAG